In one Alnus glutinosa chromosome 12, dhAlnGlut1.1, whole genome shotgun sequence genomic region, the following are encoded:
- the LOC133852562 gene encoding uncharacterized protein LOC133852562: MQGPLVAEAWITDIALLHETLGCTDEQKVNYTGLRLTDEAARWWKSKKGLLGIELGHGVAIPWDKFVEEFNGRFFPRAQRQIRAIEFQNLVQGTMTVEQYSSRFIELARNFVKLVDIASIAERGMRESSAAYELKRRAASQVTYPSRRPAQARVYTLTPVEVDEEEERGVNDVVTGVTHSFISEAYIKLRHVSTRPLVRSLTVETPGGKKVVCYKMVENCPINIKGRNLPINLSVFKSLGYDVILGMDWLSKYYVSINCREKVVVFQLPGVERFKFNGSSTRATPPLLSTIQATRNIRQGVSALLAYVTAKPKAERTLEDIPMACDYPDMFAEVVTGLPPDREIEFTIDLIPRTQPIHKAPYRMVPAELKELKKQLQELLDRGFIRPSVSPWEAPVLFVKKKDGTMRLCIDYRELNRVTIKNKYPLPRIDDLFDQLKEAKVFSKIDLRSGYHQLKVKEEDVQKKAIRTRYGHYEFRVMPFGVTNAPSVFMYLMNRVFHMYLNLFVVVFVDDILIYSTNHQEHGEHLKTVLNVLREKQLFAKLKKCEFWMEKVSFLGHVISKDGIAVDPSKVEAVVNWERPTNVHEICSFLGLAGYYRRFVEGKANVVADALSRKSLGVSTSSTPTPNQLAKQLGMIQLDVVPSVKDAILATFLSVHQLLIGIPKGITNEGSHAVWILRNHLEDLLRNYQKFATGIAPLLAGKRTRVAGNRVPRSTRVDPPEITTGTGQNRTSGPSPTPSTTHRRIGLRSALYPASDNHRKPTEDQPLPASSLGFTLGSSL; this comes from the exons ATGCAGGGACCATTAGTTGCTGAAGCTTGGATTACGGATATCGCGCTATTGCATGAGACCCTTGGCTGTACTGATGAGCAAAAGGTTAATTATACAGGACTAAGGTTAACCGATGAAGCTGCAAGATggtggaagtctaagaaaggACTCTTAGGAATAGAGTTGGGACATGGGGTTGCTATCCCATGGGATAAGTTTGTAGAAGAATTCAATGGGCGTTTCTTTCCAAGGGCACAAAGGCAGATACGGGCCATCGAATTCCAGAATCTGGTGCAAGGCACAATGACAGTAGAGCAATATTCCTCTAGGTTTATTGAACTAGCAAG GAACTTTGTCAAACTAGTCGATATAGCATCGATTGCCGAAAGGGGAATGCGCGAATCGTCTGCTGCTTACGAACTGAAAAGGCGAGCAGCGTCGCAGGTGACATACCCATCAAGGCGACCTGCCCAAGCGAGGGTGTATACCTTAACTCCGGTTGAggtagacgaagaagaagaacgaggtgTTAACGATGTTGTGACAG GAGTTACACATTCATTCATTTCTGAAGCATACATTAAATTACGTCATGTTAGCACTCGACCTTTAGTACGAAGTCTTACGGTTGAAACCCCTGGAGGAAAGAAAGTCGTATGCTATAAAATGGTAGAGAACTgtccaatcaatataaaaggaagGAACCTACCCATTAATCTATCAGTGTTTAAATCTCTAGGATATGAtgtaatcctaggcatggactggttatcaaagtattatgtGAGTATAAATTGTAGAGAGAAGGTAGTCGTTTTTCAATTGCCAGGTgttgaaagatttaaattcaACGGATCTTCTACGCGAGCTACTCCACCGCTACTTTCCACAATACAAGCTACAAGGAATATACGACAAGGAGTATCAGCCCTCTTAGCTTATGTGACAGCAAAACCAAAAGCTGAGCGTACGTTGGAAGATATTCCAATGGCGTGCGATTACCCAGACATGTTTGCCGAGGTTGTGACAGGATTGCCACCTGATCGTGAGATTGAGTTTACCATTGACTTGATCCCAAGAACTCAACCCATTCACAAAGCACCTTATCGTATGGTGCCCGCCGAGTTGAAAGAGCTAAAGAAACAACTCCAAGAActtttggacagaggattcatacGCCCAAGCGTATCACCGTGGGAAGCACCGGTATTGTTTGtcaagaagaaagatgggacTATGCGACTATGCATAGACTACCGGGAGCTAAACCGCGTtaccataaagaataaatatcctTTGCCAAGGATTGACGACTTGTTCGACCAATTGAAGGAAGCCAAAGTATTCTCGAAAATCGACCTTCGATCGGGATACCATcaacttaaggtaaaggaagaaGATGTGCAAAAGAAGGCGATTCGAACGAGGTATGGTCATTACGAATTCCGAGTCATGCCTTTTGGGGTAACTAACGCACCGTCAGTATTTATGTATCTAATGAATCGTGTTTTCCATATGTACCTCAATTTGTTCGTAGTTGTGtttgttgatgatattttaatttactcgaCTAATCATCAAGAGCACGGGGAGCATCTGAAAACAGTACTAAATGTTCTAAGGGAAAAGCAGTTATTTGCTAAACTTAAGAAGTGCGAATTTTGGATGGAGAAAGTTTCATTCTTAGGGCACgttatctcaaaagatggaatagCAGTTGATCCTAGCAAAGTTGAGGCTGTCGTCAACTGGGAGCGGCCAACCAACGTCCATGAAATCTGTAGCTTTCTTGGATTGGCAGGTTACTACCGAAGATTTGTAGAAG GGAAAGCAAATGTAGTCGCAGACGCTTTGAGTAGGAAATCGCTGGGTGTATCAACGAGCTCAACGCCTACCCCTAATCAACTCGCCAAGCAATTGGGAATGATCCAGCTGGATGTGGTGCCAAGCGTGAAGGATGCCATCCTAGCAACCTTTTTATCTGTCCATCAACTGCTTATAGGTATTCCTAAAGGTATCACCAATGAAGGGAGTCATGCGGTTTG GATCTTAAGAAATCACCTTGAAGATTTACTCCGAAACTACCAGAAATTCGCCACCGGAATCGCGCCTTTGCTCGCCGGAAAACGGACTCGGGTCGCCGGAAATCGTGTCCCCCGTTCCACTAGAGTCGACCCACCGGAAATCACCACTGGGACTGGCCAGAATCGCACCTCTGGCCCATCGCCGACGCCCAGTACCACCCATCGGAGGATCGGCCTCCGATCGGCCCTCTACCCCGCCAGTGACAATCACCGGAAGCCCACCGAGGATCAACCTCTCCCGGCTTCTTCTCTGGGTTTCACTCTCGGCTCCTCCCTCTAA